The genomic segment TATTTTGGTTGGGTTGAatagattccaatcatttcgatctgcTATGGTGTTATCTTCTTCTTTGATATAATGGCCGTTCAATTTTGcgtcgaaaaattcaacccatcggttcaagattgaggccgtatcagttaggatatttccttctccatccttacagctccctattcttggcttaaactctttactcattttgtttacatttctgtagaacttttGAGTTTCATTTTGATTGCTTAACCATTCTATGTTTTCTAACTGCTTTTCTTCAATTTGCCTTTTTTTCTTGTATGTAAGTTTTTTCCTTCCCTTCTTAGAGTCCGGTATTTCTCCTTTGCTCTTCTTGTACATCTAGCTTGATGTCTCTTTAGGTAtgctctatttttgttatctgttgcttctAGGCACTCCTCGTCAAACCATTTGTTTCATTTAACTGTTTGGGTTTTCCCAAATATTTCCGATGCCTTCTCATTTACtatgtttctacattttgtcAACAACTCCTCCACATTATCTTCCGCTTCCAGGCTCCCTATTTCCTCATCCATTTGTCTTCTTTTCCTTATATTCCTTATATTCAGTTTCGCTAAAAACCTagcaaattatttataaatattagtcTTCTTTTTCCTCAGTTTTTCCCCTTTTCaggggtcgctgttccttacttTTATTCGCCACCCATTTCTGTCCATCGCGTCTTCTTCAGCTAAATCTTTCTCGCtcaagtcctctgccacacaATCCTTCCATGTTTTactcggttttcctctacctctcttTCCATCAACgtctaacagctctatccttctatgtctgacatgaccaaacccttgcagtctttgttcttgaacgTTTTTGAGACTGTGGTCACTCCTGCTCTTTCACTAATCACGTTGTACCTGATCTCATCCCTTCTAGTCTTACTATTTATTTAGCAACTTTATAAAGTACTCGTaccatttttgctttattttaaaCATCGTAtcttaacactcttccatccACACTCTTAATCTTCAGCACGTAACTCGTCCTTTGATGATTTTTTccttgctttagcaatgctgtataaccttttcatcATCCCCTCGAGTATTTCCAACTCTTCATACAGCTTTGCAAACGATCTTTCCTTAGCAGCAGCTACAGCGTGCTCTTTACTATCTTGTATATACCCTTATGTTCCTCTCATTTAGATATGCCATATCTCTTTCTTCTCCATACATAACCTTCTGTTGCACATCGTTCCACCACCAAATTTCTTTTCCCTAGGAGGCcctttattagatttttttttatttatgataattattattttgttttcatttttcaaTATATAATACTTTTAAGCAATTCtttttatttaaagatttttaacattttacCATTTTAGGTGCTCATCCAACAAATACTAGAGAAAAACGTTAAAGCAAAACACGTAGGCGATACTCCGGTCCGACAATCCACGAGTTACCCCCTCAGAATAAAAGAAGTAGCTCCTCGAGAGGCACTCATCGAAAAGTTTAAACAATCGACGGCGCAGAAAATTGAAGAAGGCGATATAGATTATTGAACATAATCTGTGAGAACGTATGACACTATTTATTGCTTGTTTTATATTCACAAAcagtgattttttaatttttttaatagaaaaaatatgTTTGCCTTTCCATGTTTCCATTGAATCTTAAACTCTTAGgatattttaactttttaatCATTTACAAGTTTGTAGAAAACGATTGTGAGTGTTGCGAACAGTGTTCGTTGTCGATAATTGGCCTAATTCCTTTATTCTCCATTTAACCATTTCTTTGAAacctttattaataataaaattgtaaaggaatgaagacattattaaaaatatatcaaggAAGAAAAAACATGCAACCTATAATTTATAATGAATATACAGTTGGGATCGTGAATCTTTACTCTTGTCATGAGCAAACAAAGAAAATTGGGCTCTTACATGATACTACTTCGTTCAATTTCAAGATAAGCTGGGGTAAACAGTTTTAGACATGTGATCGGTGGAAGTGTCGTGTAATCGCAGCTTGTAATTGGTTAGAATATAAGTGCTAACCAATGACAAGCTGTGACGAAATGACACACCCACCGATCACGTGTATGAAACTGTTTACAATAGAACATATTTATCTGAAACCGCGAGCAAGAGAAGCGATAGAGAGGGTCATTTATGCGGCGTTGCCTAATCGATTATTATTTTAGAGCTTTGTTTTTGAACTGTAAAATAATTAATACTCCTTAATTACAGTatggttttataatatatttattataagagCAGTAACATTGAATGAGGTAattgataaaatatattattaggtGAAGTATtcgtcaaaattattaaaatgaacAAAGATCTATTAAATTAGAACGCTAATAATATGCTATTTAGGTAAAAGAAATTGTTTTCAACGGTAGTGGTAAAACCTTATAAAACATTCTTACCAGTTTTTattcaaatattatcaaaatcgCTGTTTTCATTGTCAGAATTTGATTAAAAATCTTCGCTGTCTGAACCTTCGTCTACATTGATAACCATATTATTTATCAATTAATGGCTCTGTTGATATTAATTCACGTTCAGTTGCGATGACTTTTTCGGttatttttttccattcttccACAGTAAATGTTTGAAAAAATTCTTCCAATAACCACTGTATTGAAGTACATAAATGTAAAGTCTATATTGCTGGCTCCCATATATGACTTCTAAGCTGCCCAAACTATTTCAATAGGGTTCAAATCAGGATGGTGTGGTGGGAGTCTAAATACATCATGTCCTTTTGCTCGTATAATTTTATCTATAGCATATTTTACATAACGAGTTTTATgcaattttaatatgttatatagATCAGGCTTCAACATAGAAGCAGCATATGAAATATTCTTTGCTCGAAGCCATTCCTGCACAACACATTTCTTCGATGAGGATGTGGGACATTTAATCTTCCTGTGTATTATGGTATGGTGCATTATTCAACACTATTACACTATTTGGAGGCAAGTTACTGAAAAGTTgttcttccaaccattttttaaaatttgtaaagttCATGTCATCATGATAGTCTCCAGATTTTGACGTCGACTTCCACCTCAAATAAGATCCAGGAACAAAACCTTTTCCATTTCCTGTCCCAACAATAATTAAACGTTGCCCTTTTAACACGGGTTTTCTAAGTCCATTATTACTGGTGACTGACCAATTGTTTTTGTAAATATGACTCTTTAATAAATAAGTCTCGTCAGtaaatactttaaatttatttgcttctctAGCTTTCTTAATGTTCCTCAGGtataattataaaattgtaaaattatatgtGTCTCCATAAGATACCTTGATCACGTGCATCTAGCTGTATTTTTGAGGACTTTTTTGTCGTTTATTAGGTGTGGAGAATCCAAGGGTTTCACCATTTTCAACCTCACGGCTCTCTTTAGCGATTTTTTGGCGCTGAATAAGCTGACACctataaacatttaataatatataaatttttttctcttGTTCGATTATTTCATATCTTTACATAACTACATAACAACacctctttttatatttgattgataaCAAATATATTGTAATCAAGTTTGCAAaacaataacatattttttataatataaatatatcatAAATTTACCTGTCAAACAGCTAATCGTTCTTGAGTATATAAACAGAGTATATGATTTCATGAGCTTGTGCACTCAGAATCCGATTTTTTACGGCACCTATGTTATtcctttcaataaaaaaatatttcacctcttagtttttttatatgaaaactcTACTAATAACTATTTTACGAATTACGAAGTTATCTGGCAACGTTACAAACCGACTAAAATTGGTGCTCAATGCTAACTAAATGGATGTTTAGGCTTCGCTCAATTTCAGAGAACTGAATAGTCATTTCTCGATATACCGGATAAAATTACCTTAAAGGTTGCATCTATTTGTGTCCATCTGTACCTCTAGCGTATCTTGAAATGGAACGAAGTAACCTTTTTGTGGAAAAATGTGCTTTAACAGCACCCATCGTGTGATATACCCAATggaattttaatttttgataagTTTTTGAAAGTATTTTCGAAAAACGTCTCTCCTTTCGTTTGACGTTAAACATTGGTAAGCAATTATCTGCAGTTTTTCAAGGtattaaaaatcaaataatattccaAATTGCCTATTTAACATTtcaatatgtaaaaataaaagtttgttttatttattgtttcgtgttacctttgtttattttatattttaaaccaaTCGCAAAAATGCAATATGTATCGTAGACTAATCCtcagatttaaaaatatttttatagatataaattaattaatttgtgTCTCGGATATTATTTTGGTAAGATACttgtataaacatttttattgtgaatattttataaaatatatttaaaatatttttatgtgttGATTTTTGTTCAATTATTTACTGTATGTTCAAAAAATTCCCAAATTTTCAAATGCTGGAATAAAGCTACTTCTGTtctttaaaaaaaggaaatatcTACTGCAATAATTTTCGTGATTTACTAGCCATATGGTGTGGCATATAAAGTACTAGTTACACTGATCAGAAAAACCTTGCAGAAATACTAGAAAGGAATTTCAGTGAGTGAGCAATTATATGTTCCCACGTCAACAGGAtatcttaataaaattaaaacccaAAAGAATAAATGTTTGAGGCTGTTTCTTGGCTACTTGAAATCTACTCATATTACTATTAttgaaattagtatatttaagtATTCGAAAAATACTGTCGTAACTTGAATATTTAGATTTAAGCCACAAATATTGGTGGAAACCAAAAACATCAATCTACGTTGGAAATGTACAGGAAATCGACAAGATATAAAGACCAATGTTACAAAAGTAAAATACCATCAATTTACACACAACCTGCCGAGACTCCCCTTTTCAAGgtaataaaaacatattacatGGATTCAAATCTACCAGGCAGTATTACAAAACAATTTAAGAACAGTAGTTCATATGTCAATATGTTTACTGACGGCTCCAAAATTCCAAAATAAAACGGGTTGTGCAATATATCATTGTAATTCTGATTACAAATTGAACTATTGGCATTATTACTTGAGTTAAAATATATAGCCTTTATTGGTATGgacaattatatcattttcacCGATTGTAGAAGCATTGTGGACAGACTTCCACTCAATACAAATCACAAAAAGCCTAAACTACATtgagatagaaattaagaatacATTATGATATTACTTCCACGGGCAGTTCAATTATTATTTGTTGAATAAGAAGAAAACTCTTATGTCGGACTCCggaatattaggaaatgaagaagtcGACATTTAGCTAAATCTGCAGCATAATTAAACACTACATAAACAACATACTTTTACCAGTAACAGACCTAGATAATATAAGTAAAAACAATTGCAAGCAAAGTTGGCaacagtcgtcagagacgaaaatgccattgAATCTGTAAAAGTCATATAAaccagctgaattttgctgagaatgtccattttgggactccaaaaatatgcaaaaagtttaccactcttCCCCCTAAAATCCACCTCGTGGGGGTGGGGGCGAAAcgaatcgatttaccaagaatctgtactccacgccgtagaaaaaaatgtagcttggataattttgaacaaaaatgtttattatcgcTTTTTATGTAGAACGAACCGTTCTCTCAAACAAAGCTTAAAGccaccggcgattttgaatgtcagttacgcacgcgaaatcaattttaacttCAATTTGTACTCAATTTCAACTcaatggtaaaaattcgatatcttttggtTAGACTCGCACGTAACTTACATTCAAAATCGGCGTTCGCTTCAAGTGTTGTTTATGAGAGAACGGtgcattctacagaaaaagtgctaataaacattttcgtTCAAAATTATCTCGGCTATATTTATCCATTTCCCCCCATACGAGGGGGTTTTAAAGGGAAGTTCGGGGTAGGAATGGCAAATTTTTTTTGGGGCccaaaaattgacattctcaacaAAGATCAGATTGTTCGTCTCGATTTTAGAAATCAAATCTCTGACAACTAAACTACATCGGAGATATATGAAAAATCTTAAGTTAATGAACATGCGTCTGGCTTTACAAAATGATATATAGGCGGAAGTTTTGGCAAAGGCGTTATTAGACTTGGTGGCAATGGGAAAATTCCTGTTGActgttttttgacaattaacacgCTCAAGGAAGAATTAATTTCGAAAGTGTTTCCAAATATTGATGCAAATAAAAAAACACGCTTGGTTGAGCGAACGGCCATTTTAGCAGCGAAAATTAAGGACGTAGAtggtttaaatataaaaattcagTGTCAAATTAATGGACAAATACACTCATTTAAGTCGATAGATTTCATTACCGATCCAAATGATGTCGTCAATTATCCAAATGAATTCCTAAATTCATTGGATTTACCAGGATTACCGCCACACAATTTACAGCTCAAGTTTGCACTTGGATCGGTGATAATCGTGCTATGAAATCTGAATCAGCCGAAAGTGTACAATGGAACAAGACTCGctgtaaaatgatataaaaaatttgGTTGAAGCTACTATAATCAGGAAAGTTCAAAGGCAAGGATGTCCTTATTCTAAGAATACTATTAATGCCAACTGACTTTGCTTCTGAATTTAAGCGTGTCCAGCTTCCGGCGCATTTGCAATATACCTAAATAAATCCTAAGGACAATCGTTATAGGTGTCTGGAATAAACCTTGAATTTTCGTGTTTTTTGCACGGACTGTGGAACCATAACTGTGGTTGTACGTAAAGTACTCTAGAGTCGGCAAACCATCAGCGCTATTTGTTTTCTCTCCATacgaaaaaactaaaaatattatgCACTATAATTTATTACAATAAACTATCTACGTTTCATCAAATGTTTATATTGTGACTAGCATGTCTATTTGCACTTTATTTAGGTACTGTTGCATGCTATCTACGAAGATTATTGTGTCTTCTGCATATCTAAAATTATTCAGACATCCTCCATTTATCAGTACCTAGACTTTCAATATTTCTTCtgagaaaatgttaaaaatagtGGCGGTAATACGCCTGTCTTTATCACAACGTCTTCTCCTCTACATAACTCTTTCAGATCTCCATTTTTTTCCGTGTCTGTTACgggaattatgaatgttcttttgAAAAAGCAGAGACACTCAAAATATACTTTTGTTTACACTAGCAAAGATTTtagttacaaattaaaatataatattcagACTACAAATATATCAAACTGAAAAGAGGTGGTTTTGCGatgctttatttataataaatacactTGTTAAATTTGATGTTCCAGTTACTCGCAATTAGTGTTGTAAGATTCCAGAATATTCGCTGCTGATAGGCGGTTACCTCTTATTGAATTTACGTGATCGAATATACTAAATTCTAGCGGTCATTGTGTTATAACTCGGGTGTAACATCCCTATTTACTAGACACACTGATGAATATAAAACGAGtcatatcttttctccaatatttAAATTTCTTCGCGTTGTTCactcatatatttatttttagcttACCTAAAAGCCTTAAAATACATTTAGATTCTCCACCATGTTATTATCTCTTAGCTTCCCTCTACTTCAATTATATCCAGCATTTTAACATTTATCcactttttttttcattcttcttGTTTTCAAATATTTGTCTTTGATTTCCTGATTCGTATCATTTAGTATTGTAGTGTCATTTTCTATAGCCATTTTGTTTTCTGTATTAGTCTTTTTTGCTCTATACATTgttgtatttattgttttttttttgtgagtcGGAAAATAACGATAACTCTACTTCAAGTCTTTATTGCAAAAAAGTGTGTTGTCCAACGACAATAGGTTggcatctatttttatttataaggtTTATACTTATGTTTTGTTTTCTCTAGTTCCTCTCAAAGTTTCACCTCGGAGACAACGTAGAAGTACTTCTTTTTAAGTCATATTTAAATATGTGTATCTTCTTGTACTGTGATAATTTAGTTGCCTATATTAAAAGGAGTAGCAATAGGTATATGATAGAAATATATCCTACTGTCAGCAGGTCTTCAgttaacaatcaaaatttataacGTGACACGTGACAGCTGTCAATGATATGGAATGGAATTGGAACATTTATTTACTCCAAaataatatcaaagaatatagacgcttatagaagaatttttcactgttatttttgagcATAGCAAAAGATGTGACATAGATAAAGAAAAGTGGGACGAGTGGAACGCACGTGTTGCACGtggtaccactaaggagcggtttgcttctaaaatatgaaagagtggggcaataaatgcaactttagatatttttatatgtagatgccgcgtggtcgtagaataggattaaatttttgcgttttataaaattgtttaaagaaaataatattattttaacttttaataaattaatctttttagaaaaattattataattcaaatttttaattgaaatatgtacaaatcttaagtataaatcagtttaagactatattgtaataatttcaccaatattcattcattgtgaaaattatgttttagatactattagttgttattttaaaacaagattaaatagtacccatacagcgtaaaaactttcacatataggtaggtactattcattaaaatgtactgttaaagtttattttgttatttcaaaaataaatcaggaatgctttttgttgttattgaaaaattttggatgaaatggaagttttggcgaaatggaaaatttcataatttagtaaaaagtttcattgaatacttttttttaaattgaaattttttaaaattgtttcgttaatttctgggcagaaaaacagtataataaaaagttatgtgacggtttttcgttgtgttggaacaaaccaatttttaattcaaagttatacaattaaaaaaataaatactttgaatattgtaaatatcatacatttttaagttttaaaattaaaaatttaacaatttaatatattgaaaataaagattttattgtgaaaaaacaaaaaaaaagacagtttgcaaatcaatggcatcgaaatttgtttaggcgtacatgcaaagttacccgttcgtactcctttcccacttccccctaactacatatttcattatgaaattttcaagatagttttaagccgacggccacggcaccacgctgtgagtttatgcagccaccctcttaaaccgtaaccaaatcgcccatttgaactggtcttctataagcgtctatcttCTTTGATAATATGATATATCGAATTTATCATATACCaatttctttgttattttattgAAGTCAGCTGTTGATTTTAGTGTAAATTGTTTGAAAAAGTACTCCAAAATGAAGAAAAAGGTAATTAATACAAATTTGGTActttttaacaaataattaaattattcttTTGTAGGTGTTACTCATGGGCAAAAGTGGCTCTGGGAAAACAAGTATGAGATCTATAATTTTTGCAAATTATATTGCCCGAGATACAAGGAGATTGGGAGCTACAAGTAGGTCTATGAATATTACTAATTAGTCCAGGGGAAACTAATAAGGTTGTTTTTGTAGTTGATGTGGAACATTCTCATGTGAGATTCCTTGGAAACTTGGTCCTTAACCTTTGGGACTGTGGAGGTCAAGAAGCCTTTATGGAAAATTACTTTGCTTCTCAAAGAGATAACATATTTCGAAATGTAGAAGTTCTTATTTATGTATTTGATGTAGAAAGTAGAGAACTTGAAAGGGATATGCATTACTATCAGTCATGTTTAGAGGCAATAATACAGAACTCTCCAGAAGCTAAAATATTTTGTCTTATTCACAAAATGGACTTGGTAGCTGAAGATCAAAGGGATATAATTTTTAAAGAAAGAGAATCTGATTTAAAGCGTTTATCTATGCCATTAGATTGTACTTGCTTCCGAACTTCTATTTGGGATGAAACTTTGTATAGGGCTTGGTCTAGTATAGTTTATATGTTAATACCTAATGTAAAAGAGTTAGAAAATAGTCTGCACCTTTTTGCCAATATTGTAGATGCTGATGAAGTACTGCTTTTTGAGAAAGCTACTTTCCTAGTAATCTCACATTGTCAGAGAAAACAACACAGAGATGTGCACAGGTTTGAGAAAGTTTCTAATATTATAAAGCAGTTTAAGCTGTCATGTTCCAAGTTGGCTGCACAATTTCAGAGCATGGAAGTCAGGAACTCTGCATTTGCTGCTTATATTGATATGTTTACAAGTAATACTTATGTTATGGTTTGTATGTCTGATCCTCAGATTCCTTCAGAAGTGACACTGATTAATATTAGAAATGCTAGGAAACACTTTGAAAAGCTGGAGAAAGTCTCCAGCTCAGCTTCAACTATGGCCAGATAAGTTTTGTTTGTAAACAGTAAATA from the Diabrotica undecimpunctata isolate CICGRU chromosome 1, icDiaUnde3, whole genome shotgun sequence genome contains:
- the RagA-B gene encoding ras-related GTP-binding protein A gives rise to the protein MKKKVLLMGKSGSGKTSMRSIIFANYIARDTRRLGATIDVEHSHVRFLGNLVLNLWDCGGQEAFMENYFASQRDNIFRNVEVLIYVFDVESRELERDMHYYQSCLEAIIQNSPEAKIFCLIHKMDLVAEDQRDIIFKERESDLKRLSMPLDCTCFRTSIWDETLYRAWSSIVYMLIPNVKELENSLHLFANIVDADEVLLFEKATFLVISHCQRKQHRDVHRFEKVSNIIKQFKLSCSKLAAQFQSMEVRNSAFAAYIDMFTSNTYVMVCMSDPQIPSEVTLINIRNARKHFEKLEKVSSSASTMAR